One window of the Roseovarius sp. THAF9 genome contains the following:
- the murA gene encoding UDP-N-acetylglucosamine 1-carboxyvinyltransferase, which produces MDSILVTGNGPLQGQIPIAGAKNACLTLMPATLLSEEPLTLTNAPRLSDIKTMTELLQSLGAEVTTLQDGQVLALSSHDLDSHVADYDIVRKMRASILVLGPMLARDGHAVVSLPGGCAIGARPVDLHLKALEAMGAELELKEGYVHAKAPGGLQGGVVDFPLVSVGATENALMAATLAKGSTVLKNAAREPEIVDLAQCLRKMGAQIEGEGTSEITIQGVDRLHGATHPVVTDRIELGTFMLAPAICGGEVECLGGRIDLVEAFCEKLDAAGVSVEETDVGLKVARKNGRVRAVDVVTEPFPGFPTDLQAQMMALMCTAEGTSVLEEKIFENRFMHAPELMRMGARIDVHGGTATVTGVERLKGAPVMATDLRASVSLILAGLAAEGETLVNRVYHLDRGYERVEEKLGNVGAKIERVQGE; this is translated from the coding sequence ATGGATTCGATACTCGTGACGGGCAATGGCCCACTTCAGGGGCAAATCCCGATTGCCGGGGCGAAGAACGCGTGCCTGACGCTGATGCCGGCGACTCTGCTGAGCGAGGAGCCCTTGACGCTGACCAACGCGCCGCGCCTGTCGGATATCAAGACGATGACCGAGCTCTTGCAATCGCTGGGCGCGGAGGTGACGACGCTTCAGGACGGCCAGGTTCTGGCGCTGTCGAGCCATGATCTGGACAGCCACGTGGCCGATTACGATATCGTGCGCAAGATGCGGGCCTCGATCCTTGTGCTGGGGCCGATGCTGGCGCGGGATGGCCACGCGGTGGTGTCGCTGCCGGGCGGATGCGCCATCGGGGCACGGCCGGTGGATTTGCACCTCAAGGCATTGGAGGCGATGGGCGCGGAGCTTGAGCTGAAGGAAGGCTATGTGCATGCAAAGGCCCCCGGTGGCCTTCAAGGTGGTGTCGTGGACTTTCCGCTGGTGTCGGTCGGGGCGACGGAAAACGCGCTGATGGCGGCCACTCTGGCCAAGGGCAGCACGGTACTGAAGAATGCGGCGCGCGAGCCCGAGATCGTCGACCTGGCGCAGTGCCTGAGAAAGATGGGCGCGCAGATCGAGGGCGAAGGCACGAGCGAGATCACCATCCAGGGGGTAGACCGCCTGCATGGGGCGACCCATCCGGTGGTGACCGACCGGATCGAGCTGGGCACGTTCATGCTGGCCCCCGCGATTTGCGGCGGCGAGGTGGAATGCCTGGGCGGGCGGATCGACTTGGTCGAGGCGTTCTGCGAAAAGTTGGACGCCGCCGGAGTTTCCGTTGAAGAGACCGACGTGGGCCTCAAGGTCGCGCGGAAGAATGGCCGGGTGCGCGCCGTCGACGTGGTGACCGAGCCGTTTCCTGGCTTTCCCACCGACCTTCAGGCGCAGATGATGGCGCTGATGTGCACCGCCGAGGGCACCAGCGTTTTGGAAGAGAAGATTTTCGAGAATCGTTTCATGCACGCCCCCGAACTGATGCGGATGGGCGCGCGGATCGACGTTCACGGTGGTACAGCCACAGTGACCGGCGTAGAGCGATTGAAAGGCGCGCCGGTCATGGCGACAGATCTGCGGGCGAGCGTCTCACTGATCCTGGCGGGGCTGGCCGCCGAGGGCGAGACCCTGGTCAACCGGGTCTATCACCTGGACCGCGGCTATGAGCGGGTCGAGGAAAAGCTGGGCAATGTCGGTGCCAAGATAGAGCGGGTGCAGGGCGAATGA
- a CDS encoding rod shape-determining protein, giving the protein MSIFDKIPGLFTADMAIDLGTANTLVYVKGRGVILSEPSVVAYHVKDGVKKVLAVGEDAKLMLGRTPGSIEAIRPMREGVIADFDTAEAMIKHFIRKVHKRSTFSKPKIIVCVPHGATPVEKRAIRQSVLSAGARRAGLVAEPIAAAIGAGMPITDPTGNMVVDIGGGTTEVAVLSLGDIVYARSIRVGGDRMDEAIINYLRRQQNLLVGESTAERIKTSIGTARMPDDGRGSSMQIRGRDLLNGVPKETEISQAQVAEALAEPVQQICEAVMTALEATPPDLAADIVDRGVMLTGGGALLGDLDLALREQTGLAVSIADDSLNCVALGTGKALEFEKQLRHAIDYDS; this is encoded by the coding sequence ATGTCCATCTTCGACAAAATTCCCGGCCTTTTCACGGCCGACATGGCGATCGACCTCGGCACCGCCAACACGCTGGTCTACGTCAAGGGGCGGGGCGTCATCCTGTCGGAACCGTCCGTGGTGGCCTATCACGTCAAGGACGGCGTCAAGAAGGTGCTGGCCGTGGGCGAGGATGCCAAGCTTATGCTGGGCCGCACGCCGGGGTCCATCGAGGCGATCCGTCCGATGCGCGAAGGAGTCATAGCCGATTTCGACACCGCCGAGGCGATGATCAAGCATTTCATCCGCAAGGTGCACAAGCGTTCGACCTTCTCCAAGCCCAAGATCATCGTCTGCGTGCCTCACGGCGCGACGCCCGTTGAAAAACGCGCCATCCGTCAGTCTGTGCTCAGCGCCGGTGCACGGCGCGCGGGTCTCGTGGCCGAACCCATCGCGGCGGCCATCGGTGCCGGCATGCCCATCACCGACCCCACCGGGAACATGGTCGTGGATATCGGCGGCGGCACCACCGAGGTTGCGGTTCTGAGCTTGGGCGACATCGTCTATGCCCGCTCGATCCGCGTGGGTGGCGACCGGATGGACGAAGCGATCATCAACTACCTGCGCCGCCAGCAGAACCTGCTGGTGGGCGAATCCACCGCCGAGCGCATCAAAACCTCCATCGGCACCGCTCGGATGCCCGACGACGGGCGTGGCAGCTCGATGCAGATCCGCGGCCGCGATCTGCTCAATGGCGTACCTAAGGAGACCGAGATCAGCCAGGCCCAGGTGGCCGAAGCGCTGGCCGAACCCGTGCAGCAGATCTGCGAAGCGGTGATGACCGCGCTGGAAGCCACCCCGCCGGATCTGGCCGCCGACATTGTCGACCGCGGTGTCATGCTGACCGGCGGCGGCGCACTTCTGGGCGACCTGGACCTCGCGCTGCGCGAGCAAACCGGGCTGGCCGTGTCCATCGCCGATGACAGCCTGAACTGCGTGGCGCTCGGCACCGGCAAGGCCTTGGAATTCGAAAAACAACTCCGCCACGCCATCGACTACGACAGCTGA
- the mreC gene encoding rod shape-determining protein MreC yields the protein MARERGQSSDYTAPLKRLLLGLVVFCLIGLFVLWRIDSPRVERFRAQVIDRVVPSFDWAMAPVTGAVNILRDFQSYQRIYQQNQELRRELQQMKAWKEAALQLEQENARLLDLNNVQLDPRLTFVTGVVLADSGSPFRQSVLINVGARDGIVDGWAAMDGLGLVGRISGVGNNTARVILLTDTSSRIPVTIQPSGQQALLIGDNTPSPPIDFIEAPDKVRPGDRVLTSGDGEVFPAGLLVGQLAEDPGGRMRVRLAADYERLEFLRVLRNYGHERVLDPGSLIQPSVPVVQGADPDPEPQLPAEAQTSEATDG from the coding sequence TTGGCCCGAGAAAGAGGACAAAGCAGCGACTACACCGCCCCCCTGAAGCGTCTGCTTCTGGGGTTGGTGGTATTCTGCCTGATCGGTCTCTTTGTGTTGTGGCGGATCGACAGCCCCCGCGTGGAACGCTTCCGGGCGCAGGTGATCGACCGGGTCGTGCCCAGCTTCGACTGGGCCATGGCGCCGGTCACCGGCGCCGTAAACATCCTGCGCGATTTCCAAAGCTACCAGCGTATCTATCAGCAGAACCAGGAATTGCGGCGCGAATTGCAGCAGATGAAAGCCTGGAAAGAGGCCGCCCTTCAACTGGAACAGGAGAATGCGCGCCTGCTCGACCTGAACAACGTCCAGCTTGACCCGCGACTGACCTTCGTCACCGGCGTCGTTCTGGCCGACAGCGGTTCGCCTTTCCGGCAATCCGTTCTGATCAACGTCGGCGCCCGCGACGGCATCGTCGACGGCTGGGCGGCCATGGATGGGCTGGGGTTGGTGGGCCGTATCTCGGGCGTGGGCAACAACACGGCACGGGTGATCCTGTTGACCGATACCTCCAGCCGCATCCCAGTCACGATTCAGCCTTCGGGCCAGCAGGCACTGCTGATCGGCGACAACACACCCTCGCCGCCCATCGATTTCATCGAAGCGCCGGACAAGGTGCGCCCTGGCGACCGCGTGCTGACCTCGGGCGATGGCGAGGTCTTTCCGGCCGGCCTCCTGGTCGGACAGTTGGCCGAGGACCCGGGCGGGCGTATGCGTGTCCGGCTGGCCGCCGATTACGAGCGGCTGGAATTCCTGCGCGTTCTGCGCAACTACGGGCATGAGCGCGTGCTCGATCCAGGCAGCCTGATCCAGCCGTCCGTCCCGGTCGTGCAGGGGGCCGATCCCGATCCGGAACCGCAACTGCCCGCCGAGGCGCAGACCAGCGAGGCCACCGATGGGTGA
- a CDS encoding rod shape-determining protein MreD has translation MGENATLQMWTMRALYLGLALFVMFFSLLPLQTLPRGWAGPELIVALTFAWILRRPEYVPPLLVAGVMLLGDLMFHRPPGLWAALVLIAAETLRARHIGLRDLTFAVEWVSVATTLVVMTLAYRTILAVLLVDQAPLGLSFIQLLMTMICYPLVVLVSQSVFGVRKLAPGDIDALGGRT, from the coding sequence ATGGGTGAAAACGCCACCTTGCAGATGTGGACGATGCGCGCGCTCTATCTAGGGCTCGCACTGTTCGTGATGTTCTTCAGCCTGCTGCCGCTGCAGACCCTGCCACGTGGCTGGGCCGGGCCGGAACTGATCGTCGCGCTGACCTTTGCCTGGATCCTGCGCCGTCCAGAATACGTGCCGCCCCTTCTGGTAGCGGGCGTGATGTTGTTGGGAGACCTAATGTTCCATCGCCCGCCCGGCCTTTGGGCCGCGCTGGTGCTGATCGCGGCGGAAACCCTGCGCGCCCGCCATATCGGCCTTCGGGACCTGACCTTTGCCGTGGAATGGGTCTCGGTTGCCACGACACTGGTCGTCATGACCTTGGCCTACCGCACAATCCTCGCCGTTTTGCTTGTCGATCAGGCGCCGCTGGGCCTCAGCTTTATCCAGCTCCTGATGACAATGATTTGTTATCCACTGGTCGTGCTGGTCTCGCAATCTGTCTTCGGGGTGCGTAAACTGGCCCCCGGTGACATCGACGCACTCGGAGGCCGGACATGA
- the mrdA gene encoding penicillin-binding protein 2, with amino-acid sequence MKRPTRDNTESQRRITRRGLVLGGGMAGFVGLLGLRMRYLQVDQADQFRLLADENRINIHLIPPSRGRIFDREGRVIAENIPSYRINIIREQAGDLEDVIARLSKLVRLNPEELKKAREDLAKLRGDTPVTVADRVSWEDISRVAVNAPALPGVTPEVGLSRHYPMGEDYAHVVGYVGPVSDRDLERIDAPDALLLIPRFQIGKIGLERRREDTLRGKAGTKRVEVNAAGRVMRELDRVEGEAGADIQLTLDNALQSYITARLEGESAAAVVMDCDTGDLLACSSTPGYDPNLFVRGISQADYSELLNNKYRPLPNKTVQGVYPPGSTFKMVTALAALEDGQVDPNETVYCPGFLKVANRRFHCWKRAGHGNVDLHRSLRESCDVYYYDLALRVGIDKIAEMAKRLGLGIEHDLPMTSVADGLIPNKLWKATSRGEDWRIGDTANAAIGQGYVLSSPLQLAVMTARLATGRSVSPRLVRSVDGVEEPPNRGEPLGLNENTLREIRQAMYAVSNNRRGTAYGSRIIEDAFRMAGKTGTSQVRNITAAERARGVFRNEDLPWERRDHALYVNFAPFDAPKVAVAVIVEHGGGGSRAAAPIARDITLQALYGDDPPLDAYPSKDRGRIKTQQEQLRSRLDRRGDDDSDRA; translated from the coding sequence ATGAAGCGCCCCACCCGCGACAATACCGAAAGCCAGCGCCGCATCACCCGGCGCGGCCTGGTGCTGGGCGGCGGCATGGCGGGCTTCGTGGGGCTTCTGGGTCTGCGCATGCGCTACCTTCAGGTCGATCAGGCCGACCAGTTCCGTCTGCTGGCAGACGAGAACCGGATCAATATCCACCTGATCCCGCCATCCCGTGGCCGCATCTTCGACCGCGAGGGGCGCGTGATCGCCGAGAACATCCCCTCCTACCGGATCAACATCATTCGCGAACAGGCCGGCGACCTTGAGGACGTGATCGCGCGCCTGTCCAAGCTTGTGCGGCTGAACCCCGAAGAACTGAAAAAGGCCCGCGAAGATCTGGCCAAGCTGCGCGGTGACACGCCGGTGACAGTGGCAGATCGCGTCAGCTGGGAGGATATCAGCCGCGTCGCCGTGAATGCACCCGCCCTGCCAGGCGTCACGCCGGAGGTTGGCCTGTCGCGGCACTATCCCATGGGCGAGGATTACGCGCATGTTGTAGGCTACGTCGGGCCGGTCAGCGACCGCGATCTGGAACGCATCGACGCGCCCGACGCGCTGTTGCTGATCCCGCGCTTCCAGATCGGCAAGATCGGGCTTGAACGCCGGCGCGAGGATACGCTGCGTGGCAAAGCCGGCACCAAGCGGGTCGAAGTCAACGCCGCGGGCCGCGTGATGCGCGAACTGGACCGGGTCGAGGGCGAGGCCGGCGCGGACATCCAGCTGACGCTCGACAATGCGCTGCAATCCTACATCACTGCCCGTCTGGAAGGCGAAAGCGCCGCCGCCGTGGTCATGGATTGCGACACCGGAGACCTTCTGGCCTGTTCGTCCACCCCCGGCTATGACCCCAACCTGTTCGTGCGCGGAATTTCCCAGGCTGACTACTCGGAGCTCTTGAACAACAAGTACCGCCCCTTGCCGAACAAGACCGTGCAAGGCGTCTATCCGCCGGGTTCGACCTTCAAGATGGTCACTGCGCTGGCGGCACTCGAGGATGGACAGGTCGATCCGAACGAGACCGTCTATTGCCCCGGGTTCCTGAAGGTCGCGAACCGACGCTTCCATTGCTGGAAACGCGCGGGGCACGGCAATGTGGACCTGCACCGCTCGCTGCGCGAAAGCTGCGATGTCTATTATTACGACCTCGCCCTGCGTGTCGGCATCGACAAGATCGCGGAAATGGCCAAACGCCTCGGTCTCGGTATCGAACACGATCTGCCGATGACGTCCGTCGCCGACGGCCTCATCCCCAACAAGCTGTGGAAGGCGACCTCGCGCGGCGAGGACTGGCGCATCGGCGACACGGCGAACGCCGCCATCGGCCAGGGCTACGTGCTCAGTTCACCCTTGCAGCTTGCGGTGATGACCGCCCGGCTGGCCACCGGGCGCTCGGTGTCGCCCCGTTTGGTGCGGTCCGTCGATGGCGTCGAGGAGCCGCCCAACCGGGGCGAGCCGCTTGGCCTGAACGAAAACACCCTACGCGAGATCCGGCAAGCGATGTATGCCGTGTCCAACAACCGGCGCGGCACGGCCTATGGCAGCCGCATCATCGAAGACGCATTCCGCATGGCCGGCAAGACCGGCACCAGCCAGGTCCGGAACATCACCGCCGCCGAACGCGCCAGAGGCGTTTTCCGCAACGAGGATCTGCCCTGGGAACGCCGGGACCACGCGCTCTATGTCAACTTTGCTCCCTTCGATGCACCGAAGGTCGCCGTGGCGGTGATCGTCGAACATGGCGGCGGCGGCTCCAGGGCGGCGGCCCCGATCGCCCGCGACATCACCCTTCAAGCGCTCTACGGCGATGATCCCCCGCTTGACGCCTACCCGTCCAAGGACCGTGGCCGCATCAAGACGCAGCAGGAACAGTTGCGCTCACGCCTCGACCGTCGCGGCGACGACGACAGCGACCGGGCATAA
- the rodA gene encoding rod shape-determining protein RodA: MSYLEYTVKHTPSGLRKVLYLNWPLALLLTAVAAIGILMLYSVAGGAFNPWAEPQAKRYALGFAVMLFVAMVPIWFWRNMSVLAYTVSVLLLVAVELVGVEGKGAQRWIDLGVMRLQPSELMKITLVMFLAAYYDWLPLKKTSRPLWVLLPVVLILLPVALVLRQPDLGTSILLITGGGLIMFLAGVHWAYFAVVIAATGGLVTAVFKSRGTDWQLLADYQYRRIDTFLDPASDPLGAGYHITQSKIALGSGGWTGRGFMQGTQSRLNFLPEKHTDFIFTTLAEEFGFVGAISLLALYALIIVFCVISALANRDRFSSLLTLGVAVTFFLFFAVNMSMVMGLAPVVGVPLPLVSYGGSAMLILMLGFGLVQSAHIHRPR; this comes from the coding sequence ATGAGCTATCTTGAATATACCGTCAAACACACGCCCTCGGGCCTGCGCAAGGTGCTGTATCTCAACTGGCCTCTGGCGCTCTTGCTGACGGCAGTCGCCGCCATCGGAATCCTGATGCTCTACTCCGTCGCAGGCGGCGCGTTCAACCCCTGGGCCGAACCGCAGGCGAAACGCTACGCGCTCGGCTTTGCCGTGATGCTGTTCGTGGCCATGGTCCCGATCTGGTTCTGGCGCAACATGTCGGTGCTGGCCTACACGGTCTCCGTCCTTCTGCTGGTCGCGGTCGAACTGGTCGGCGTCGAGGGCAAGGGTGCGCAGCGCTGGATCGACCTGGGAGTCATGCGGCTGCAACCGTCCGAGCTGATGAAGATCACGCTGGTCATGTTTCTGGCGGCCTATTACGACTGGTTACCGCTGAAGAAAACGTCGCGCCCGCTCTGGGTTCTGCTGCCCGTGGTCCTGATCCTCCTTCCTGTGGCGTTGGTCCTGCGTCAGCCCGATCTTGGCACCTCCATCCTGTTGATCACGGGCGGCGGGCTTATCATGTTCCTCGCAGGCGTGCATTGGGCGTATTTCGCCGTGGTTATCGCGGCCACCGGCGGGCTCGTTACGGCAGTTTTCAAGAGCCGCGGCACCGACTGGCAATTGCTGGCAGACTATCAATACCGCCGCATCGACACGTTCCTGGACCCGGCGTCAGATCCTTTGGGCGCCGGCTATCACATTACCCAGTCCAAGATCGCGCTCGGATCCGGTGGCTGGACAGGGCGGGGCTTCATGCAAGGCACCCAGTCGCGTCTCAATTTCCTACCCGAGAAGCACACCGATTTCATCTTCACGACGCTGGCCGAGGAATTCGGATTCGTCGGAGCCATTTCGCTGCTGGCGCTGTACGCGCTCATCATCGTCTTTTGCGTCATTTCGGCGCTGGCGAACCGCGACCGCTTCTCGTCGCTTCTGACGCTGGGGGTCGCCGTCACGTTCTTTCTGTTCTTCGCGGTGAACATGTCGATGGTCATGGGCCTTGCGCCCGTCGTCGGCGTGCCATTGCCGCTGGTCAGCTACGGCGGTTCGGCCATGCTCATCCTCATGCTGGGCTTCGGCCTGGTGCAAAGCGCTCATATCCATCGCCCCCGGTAG
- a CDS encoding glyoxylate/hydroxypyruvate reductase A: protein MSLNILFAASAERWADYEAPLRKSLHDAGITEYILSTDLPPDEVDYIVYAPNSDVQDFTPFTRAKAVLNLWAGVEGIVRNDTLTQPLTRMVDDGLERGMVEWVTGHTLRHHLGTDTHVLGQDGTWRHDVPPLAKDRSVTILGLGALGQACAEALVHLGFPVTGWSRSQKSIDGITCLSGDDGLAQALSTAQIVVLLLPDTPQTENVIDAETLAQMPSGAVVINPGRGPLIDDDALLAALDNGHIAHATLDVFRTEPLPPEHPYWAHPKVTVTPHIASETRPDTAAQVIVENIRRGEAGEPLLHLVDRDLGY from the coding sequence ATGTCTCTCAATATTCTATTCGCCGCCAGCGCCGAACGCTGGGCGGACTACGAAGCCCCGCTGCGCAAGTCGCTCCACGACGCCGGGATCACCGAATACATCCTCTCCACCGACCTGCCCCCGGACGAGGTCGACTATATCGTGTATGCGCCCAACAGCGACGTGCAAGACTTCACGCCGTTCACCCGTGCGAAGGCGGTGCTCAACCTTTGGGCCGGGGTCGAAGGCATTGTGCGAAACGACACCTTGACCCAACCGCTGACGCGCATGGTCGATGACGGCCTGGAACGCGGCATGGTGGAATGGGTGACCGGCCATACCCTGCGCCATCACCTGGGCACCGATACCCATGTACTGGGGCAGGACGGCACGTGGCGTCACGACGTGCCGCCGCTGGCCAAGGACCGATCGGTGACGATCCTCGGCCTCGGCGCCCTTGGCCAGGCCTGTGCCGAAGCCCTGGTGCATCTGGGCTTTCCTGTAACCGGCTGGTCGCGCAGCCAGAAGTCCATCGACGGGATTACCTGCCTGTCCGGCGACGACGGTCTCGCGCAGGCGCTCTCAACCGCGCAAATCGTCGTGCTCCTGTTGCCCGACACGCCGCAGACCGAGAACGTGATTGACGCCGAAACACTGGCGCAGATGCCGTCCGGCGCCGTCGTGATCAACCCCGGGCGCGGCCCTCTGATTGACGATGACGCTCTTTTGGCCGCGCTTGATAACGGTCACATCGCCCATGCGACCCTCGACGTCTTCCGCACCGAACCGCTACCGCCCGAGCATCCTTACTGGGCTCATCCGAAGGTTACCGTCACGCCGCATATTGCCTCGGAAACCCGTCCCGACACCGCGGCGCAGGTGATCGTGGAAAACATCCGCCGTGGCGAGGCGGGCGAGCCGCTGCTTCACCTCGTCGACCGCGATCTGGGCTACTGA
- a CDS encoding SseB family protein — protein sequence MTEATHLDRAHAAKDEGGEAERLRYYQTLAAAELFLLLEAEAEEDAVVPQAFEVDGQTFVLAFDTEERLAGFAGAEAHYVALSGRAVAEMLAEAGLGLGLNLEAGPQAALLPNAAMVWLAETLAEGPEEVEAQPDSFHPPKGLPEELVTSLDARLAAAGGLAELAYLVGVTYDSGAKGHLLGVVDAVPGAEPAIARAVSEVLALSGLEAGLLDVGFFHSSDPAGARMALVGLRFDLPKPEEARPSAPGTDPEQPPKLR from the coding sequence ATGACTGAAGCGACACATTTGGACCGGGCTCATGCGGCGAAGGATGAGGGCGGCGAGGCCGAGCGACTGCGCTACTACCAGACGTTAGCGGCGGCGGAACTGTTTCTGCTGCTGGAGGCCGAGGCCGAAGAGGATGCTGTTGTGCCGCAAGCCTTCGAGGTGGACGGTCAAACCTTTGTGCTGGCCTTTGATACCGAAGAGCGGCTGGCGGGATTTGCCGGGGCTGAGGCGCATTACGTCGCGCTATCGGGTCGGGCAGTGGCCGAGATGCTGGCCGAGGCGGGGCTGGGGCTGGGATTGAACCTTGAGGCCGGGCCACAGGCGGCGCTGTTGCCGAACGCGGCGATGGTCTGGCTGGCCGAAACGCTGGCCGAGGGTCCCGAAGAGGTGGAGGCGCAGCCGGATTCCTTTCACCCGCCCAAGGGATTGCCCGAAGAGCTTGTTACCTCGCTTGACGCACGGTTGGCGGCGGCGGGCGGTCTGGCGGAACTGGCGTATCTCGTGGGTGTAACTTACGACAGCGGGGCCAAAGGCCACCTGCTGGGTGTGGTGGATGCAGTGCCCGGGGCAGAGCCGGCCATTGCGCGGGCCGTGTCGGAGGTGCTGGCGCTTTCGGGACTGGAGGCCGGATTGCTGGACGTGGGATTTTTCCATAGCTCGGACCCGGCGGGGGCGCGGATGGCATTGGTGGGGCTGCGATTCGACTTGCCCAAGCCTGAAGAGGCGAGACCGTCGGCACCGGGGACCGATCCGGAGCAGCCGCCAAAGCTGCGGTAA
- a CDS encoding uracil-DNA glycosylase family protein — protein sequence MPEGLIREIEACRICADRFALTQTAHAPRPVVWFRPGARILIAGQAPGMRVHQSGKPFDDPSGDRLRDWLGMTAEEFYDMRRVAVIPMAFCFPGYDAKGSDLPPPKICGQTWHDRVMAALGAVKLRVIVGGYSHRYHLGEKGPVTETVRNWRDHAPGVFPLPHPSWRNTGWLKKNPWFEAEVLPALREEVRRALDD from the coding sequence TTGCCTGAGGGCCTGATCCGGGAAATCGAAGCCTGCCGGATATGCGCTGACCGTTTTGCCCTAACGCAGACGGCCCATGCGCCGCGCCCTGTCGTGTGGTTCCGTCCCGGGGCACGAATCCTGATCGCGGGCCAGGCGCCGGGCATGCGGGTCCACCAGTCGGGCAAGCCGTTCGACGATCCGTCGGGCGACCGGCTGCGCGACTGGCTGGGCATGACGGCGGAAGAATTCTATGACATGCGCCGGGTTGCGGTGATCCCGATGGCGTTTTGTTTTCCGGGATATGACGCCAAGGGGTCAGATCTGCCACCGCCGAAGATCTGCGGTCAAACTTGGCATGACCGGGTGATGGCGGCCTTGGGCGCCGTCAAGTTACGGGTGATCGTGGGCGGCTATTCGCATCGCTACCACCTGGGCGAGAAGGGACCGGTGACCGAGACGGTGCGCAACTGGCGCGACCATGCACCGGGGGTTTTCCCCTTGCCGCATCCGTCGTGGCGCAATACCGGGTGGCTGAAGAAAAACCCGTGGTTCGAGGCGGAAGTGCTGCCAGCACTACGGGAAGAAGTGAGGCGCGCACTGGATGACTGA
- the pncA gene encoding bifunctional nicotinamidase/pyrazinamidase yields the protein MPKALIVIDVQNDFCPGGALAVEGGDRIVAGINTMMRDAGAVILTQDWHPAGHSSFASSHEGKAPFEVIDMPYGSQVLWPDHCVQGTKGAAFHPDLETDRADMIVRKGYNPAIDSYSAFYENDHETPTGLHGYLRTRGITELVMVGLATDFCVNYSAVDAARLGYPVTVLRDLCRGIDLDGSLEIALTDMRAAGVTLA from the coding sequence ATGCCAAAGGCCCTGATCGTCATCGATGTGCAGAACGATTTCTGCCCCGGGGGGGCGCTGGCCGTCGAAGGCGGAGACCGGATCGTGGCCGGGATCAACACGATGATGCGGGATGCGGGCGCCGTGATCCTGACGCAGGACTGGCACCCGGCGGGCCATTCGTCGTTCGCGTCGAGCCATGAGGGAAAAGCGCCGTTCGAGGTTATCGACATGCCCTATGGCTCGCAGGTTCTGTGGCCGGACCATTGTGTGCAGGGCACGAAAGGCGCCGCTTTTCATCCCGACCTGGAGACCGACCGGGCCGACATGATCGTGCGGAAGGGATACAATCCGGCGATCGACAGTTATTCCGCCTTCTACGAGAATGATCACGAGACACCCACCGGCCTGCATGGCTACTTGCGGACCCGCGGAATCACCGAGTTGGTGATGGTCGGGCTGGCCACGGATTTCTGCGTAAATTACTCGGCGGTGGATGCAGCACGGCTGGGCTATCCGGTGACTGTCCTACGCGATCTGTGCCGAGGGATCGATCTGGACGGGTCATTGGAGATCGCGCTGACGGACATGCGCGCGGCGGGTGTGACGCTTGCCTGA
- a CDS encoding NADPH-dependent FMN reductase, translated as MTKTLNFATISGSLRKGSHSTSVADTLQELVPEGVTVTRHDIADIPLYNEDIKDGDTAPQPVRDLAENLAAADAIIVVSPEYNRGTSGVLKNTIDWMSKEPNAPFSGKPTLIITQSPGATAGLTAHYDLRQVLSVINANVQAGFEIAIGGSAGKIEGGKLTDGDTRDFITKQLKRLTSTASS; from the coding sequence ATGACCAAAACACTGAATTTCGCCACCATCAGCGGCTCGCTTCGCAAGGGCAGCCACAGCACGTCCGTGGCCGATACCCTGCAAGAGCTTGTGCCCGAGGGCGTTACCGTCACCCGGCACGACATTGCCGATATCCCGCTTTACAATGAGGACATCAAAGACGGCGATACCGCGCCCCAGCCCGTCCGCGACCTGGCCGAGAACCTGGCCGCTGCGGATGCCATCATCGTGGTCTCACCGGAATATAACCGCGGCACCTCGGGCGTTCTGAAGAATACCATCGACTGGATGTCCAAAGAGCCGAACGCTCCCTTCTCGGGCAAGCCCACGCTGATCATCACCCAGTCGCCGGGTGCCACGGCAGGCCTCACCGCACATTACGACCTGCGCCAAGTGCTTTCGGTTATCAATGCGAACGTTCAGGCCGGGTTCGAGATCGCGATCGGCGGTTCGGCCGGCAAGATCGAAGGCGGCAAGCTGACCGACGGCGACACACGGGACTTCATCACCAAGCAGCTGAAACGCCTGACGAGCACCGCGTCAAGCTGA